A region from the Lysobacter antibioticus genome encodes:
- a CDS encoding Pr6Pr family membrane protein, translated as METRKDLRIRFASAAIAALAWFGVLLQLWLSIRLAQHNGKSAFDGLIALLGYFTVLTNLFVALVFSQPFVFGDTRFGRWLGGDMLRGCATTSIAMVGIAYHFLLRNVWAPEGWQWVADVALHYATPLAALGYWLAFPPARALALRSVLIWCPYPAAYLLYALVRGELLGSYPYHFIDVGALGYGKVLVNSLWLLLGFVLVGGAIVGLARRRVR; from the coding sequence GTGGAGACTCGCAAGGACCTGCGCATTCGCTTCGCGTCGGCCGCAATCGCGGCGCTGGCCTGGTTCGGCGTGCTGCTGCAGTTGTGGCTGTCGATACGGCTGGCCCAGCATAACGGCAAGTCGGCGTTCGACGGCCTGATCGCCTTGCTCGGCTACTTCACCGTCCTGACCAATCTGTTCGTCGCGCTGGTGTTCTCGCAGCCTTTCGTCTTCGGCGACACCCGCTTCGGAAGATGGCTCGGAGGCGACATGCTGCGGGGCTGCGCCACCACCTCGATCGCGATGGTCGGTATCGCCTATCACTTCCTGTTGCGCAATGTATGGGCGCCGGAAGGCTGGCAGTGGGTCGCCGACGTCGCCCTGCACTACGCGACGCCGCTGGCGGCCCTCGGGTATTGGCTCGCCTTTCCGCCCGCGCGCGCGCTTGCCTTGCGGTCGGTGCTGATCTGGTGCCCGTACCCGGCGGCGTATCTGCTCTATGCGCTCGTACGCGGCGAGCTGCTCGGGTCCTATCCCTACCATTTCATCGACGTCGGCGCCCTGGGTTACGGCAAGGTGCTGGTCAATTCGCTGTGGCTGCTGCTCGGCTTCGTCCTCGTCGGCGGCGCGATCGTCGGCCTGGCGCGTCGGCGCGTTCGATAG
- a CDS encoding DUF1330 domain-containing protein, with translation MPAYAVAHLREVSFNPAIVEYLQRIDATLEPFGGRFLVHGAQPQVVEGSFPGHLILIGFADMAKAKAWYESPAYQAIVPLRSDNSVGDVFLVDGTHEGHRATDILAVAG, from the coding sequence ATGCCAGCTTACGCCGTCGCTCATCTTCGCGAAGTCTCGTTCAATCCCGCCATCGTCGAGTATCTGCAGCGGATCGACGCCACCCTGGAACCGTTCGGCGGCCGCTTCCTCGTGCATGGCGCGCAGCCGCAGGTGGTCGAGGGCAGCTTTCCCGGGCATCTGATCCTGATCGGCTTTGCCGATATGGCCAAGGCGAAGGCGTGGTACGAATCGCCCGCCTACCAGGCCATCGTGCCGTTGCGCAGCGACAACTCGGTCGGCGACGTCTTCCTCGTCGACGGGACCCACGAGGGCCATCGTGCGACCGATATATTGGCGGTTGCCGGGTAG
- a CDS encoding MBL fold metallo-hydrolase, with product MRTLLAVALMTTAAQAWSTPVAGSLGVRWNAGAPDCAATPQPPLQAHAYEPQTVILRQSPCADFEANFLYLLIGSDRALLIDTGAVADPDRMPLAKTVLDLLPSKHGAKLPLLIVHSHGHADHRAGDAQFASLPSVRIAPTQLPEAGTFLGLGDWPNGVARIDLGGRSVEAIATPGHHPSHMSFYDGRTGLFFSGDFLLPGRLLIDDIDAYRDSAVRAAEFLKARPVAHILGGHIELDLDGQAYPHGAEHHPRERPLQLSRQDLLALPAALDGFNGFYARHPTFILSNPVRNLLAIAAGVLVLLALAIYAVRGALLRRRKRAQATNR from the coding sequence GTGAGAACATTGCTCGCAGTGGCACTGATGACGACGGCCGCGCAAGCCTGGAGCACGCCGGTGGCGGGCTCGCTGGGGGTGCGCTGGAACGCCGGCGCGCCGGATTGCGCGGCGACACCGCAACCGCCGCTGCAAGCGCACGCCTATGAGCCGCAGACCGTGATCCTGCGCCAAAGCCCCTGCGCCGACTTCGAAGCGAACTTTCTTTACCTGTTGATCGGCAGCGACCGCGCCTTGCTGATCGACACCGGCGCGGTGGCCGATCCGGACCGGATGCCGCTGGCCAAGACCGTGCTCGATCTGCTGCCGAGCAAGCACGGCGCAAAACTGCCGTTGCTGATCGTGCATAGCCATGGCCATGCCGATCATCGCGCCGGCGATGCGCAGTTCGCTTCGCTGCCCTCGGTCCGGATCGCGCCGACGCAGTTGCCCGAGGCGGGGACTTTTCTCGGTCTCGGCGATTGGCCGAACGGCGTCGCCCGCATCGACCTCGGCGGCCGCAGCGTCGAAGCGATCGCGACCCCGGGCCATCACCCCAGCCACATGAGTTTCTACGACGGCCGCACCGGCCTGTTCTTCTCCGGCGATTTCCTCTTGCCCGGCCGTCTGTTGATCGACGATATCGACGCGTATCGCGACAGCGCGGTGCGCGCCGCGGAGTTCCTGAAGGCCCGTCCCGTGGCTCACATCCTAGGCGGGCACATCGAACTCGACCTCGACGGCCAGGCCTATCCCCACGGCGCCGAGCACCATCCGCGCGAACGCCCGCTGCAATTGAGCCGGCAGGACTTGCTCGCCCTGCCGGCCGCACTCGACGGCTTCAACGGCTTCTACGCACGGCACCCGACTTTCATCCTGTCCAACCCCGTCCGCAACCTGCTGGCGATAGCAGCCGGCGTCCTGGTGCTGCTCGCCCTGGCGATCTACGCCGTGCGAGGTGCGCTGCTGCGGCGGCGGAAACGGGCACAAGCAACCAACCGATAA
- a CDS encoding DUF6304 family protein, with protein sequence MDILSADARGVGAAMSETIHPGTYRDKHGEEPLQFRNDGSELRTTIRGVDFAGSDFDMLEAVAGTPEHRLASFSFNRGDLCECRFTVDIALPVAMPAANGSQTTVIGTVQATIELGATSSDGRLDSQRLRLRLAFAGSDFVSAGTGDLFELELLDLQRQLPDGVYLKACINCLYSDYSHYGQASFGSMLCFRNIKDEYLRVTSKNEFWAVHGRHDRLVQETYLCGQFARRRPGTGYRG encoded by the coding sequence GTGGATATACTTTCGGCGGATGCGAGGGGCGTAGGGGCTGCGATGAGCGAAACGATCCACCCGGGGACCTATCGAGACAAGCACGGCGAAGAACCCCTGCAGTTCCGCAACGACGGTAGCGAACTGAGGACCACGATTCGCGGCGTCGATTTCGCGGGCAGCGACTTCGACATGCTGGAAGCGGTGGCGGGAACGCCCGAACACCGGCTTGCATCGTTCTCGTTTAACCGGGGCGATCTGTGCGAATGCCGGTTCACGGTGGATATCGCCCTGCCGGTGGCGATGCCGGCGGCGAACGGCTCCCAGACGACCGTGATCGGCACCGTGCAGGCGACCATCGAACTGGGCGCGACAAGTAGCGACGGCCGTCTGGACAGCCAACGCCTGAGGCTGAGGCTCGCCTTCGCCGGATCCGATTTCGTTTCCGCCGGCACGGGCGATCTGTTCGAGCTCGAACTGCTCGACCTGCAGCGGCAATTGCCCGACGGGGTTTACCTCAAGGCCTGCATCAACTGCCTCTATTCCGACTACAGCCACTACGGGCAGGCCTCGTTCGGCAGCATGTTGTGTTTCCGCAACATCAAGGACGAGTACCTTCGGGTCACCTCGAAGAACGAGTTCTGGGCGGTGCATGGGCGGCACGATCGCCTCGTGCAGGAAACCTATCTGTGCGGGCAATTCGCGCGCCGCAGACCCGGCACCGGTTATCGGGGTTGA
- a CDS encoding aldehyde dehydrogenase family protein: MTQAANETAGAPAPAHSSEALDALRRTLSQQPPAVLIDGTWRACVSGRTLEVDDPASGNRIAMIAASDGHDIDLAVAAARRAFRDGPWPRLPASKRAALLFALADAIEARQEEFALLESLDAGHSLASIRKGDLPLGLRSLRDYAGWATKIAGEVPMRSADQSGMDYFLREPIGVAAIVTPWNAPFLMVLQKLAAALAAGCTTVIKPAELAPLSALRIGELCRQVGIPAGVVNIVTGEGASAGQALADHPDVNLISFTGSTEVGRSIMVAAARSNLKRVVLELGGKSPVVVFADADLDKAAQAIVAEIAFKSGQYCAAGSRVFVQRSIHGVLLERMLAAMDRLRIGAGYDEATEMGPMISQRQRQRAEAIIQHSLAAGARALRGGRARPGPGYFFEPTLLTEASADMRIAQEEIFAPAIVVTPFADDASLAAVAALANDSRYGLSAKLWARDLGTVHGLIGRLETGQVIVNGGGGEATLPFGGVKQSGYGRENGHIGLSAFTEIKAVRLGY, from the coding sequence ATGACCCAGGCTGCGAACGAAACCGCCGGCGCACCCGCGCCCGCGCACTCCAGCGAGGCACTCGACGCGCTGCGCCGTACCCTGTCGCAGCAGCCCCCGGCGGTGCTGATCGACGGCACCTGGCGTGCCTGCGTATCGGGCCGCACGCTCGAAGTCGACGACCCGGCCAGCGGAAACCGCATCGCCATGATCGCCGCCAGCGACGGCCACGACATCGATCTGGCGGTCGCCGCAGCCCGGCGCGCGTTTCGCGACGGTCCCTGGCCGCGCCTGCCCGCATCGAAGCGCGCCGCTCTGCTGTTCGCCCTGGCCGACGCCATCGAAGCCCGGCAAGAGGAATTCGCCCTGCTGGAATCGCTCGATGCCGGCCACAGCCTGGCCTCGATCCGCAAAGGCGACCTGCCGCTGGGCCTGCGCTCCTTGCGCGACTACGCCGGCTGGGCCACGAAGATCGCCGGCGAAGTGCCGATGCGCTCGGCCGACCAATCGGGCATGGACTACTTCCTGCGCGAACCGATCGGCGTCGCCGCCATCGTCACGCCCTGGAACGCGCCCTTTCTGATGGTGCTGCAGAAGCTCGCCGCCGCCCTCGCCGCGGGTTGCACGACGGTGATCAAGCCGGCCGAACTGGCGCCGCTGTCGGCGCTGCGCATCGGCGAGCTCTGCCGCCAGGTCGGCATCCCGGCGGGCGTCGTCAACATCGTCACCGGCGAGGGCGCGAGCGCCGGACAGGCGCTGGCCGATCATCCCGATGTCAACCTGATCAGCTTCACCGGCTCGACCGAGGTCGGCCGATCGATCATGGTCGCGGCCGCGCGCAGCAACCTGAAGCGGGTCGTGCTCGAACTCGGCGGAAAGTCTCCGGTCGTGGTCTTCGCCGATGCCGATCTCGACAAGGCGGCGCAGGCCATCGTCGCCGAGATCGCTTTCAAGAGCGGCCAGTATTGCGCAGCGGGATCGCGCGTCTTCGTCCAGCGTTCGATCCACGGCGTCTTGCTCGAGCGGATGCTCGCGGCGATGGACCGCCTGCGCATCGGCGCCGGCTACGACGAGGCGACCGAGATGGGGCCGATGATTTCGCAGCGGCAACGGCAGCGTGCCGAGGCCATCATCCAGCACAGCCTCGCCGCCGGCGCACGGGCGCTGCGCGGCGGCCGCGCGCGGCCGGGCCCGGGCTATTTCTTCGAGCCGACCTTGTTGACCGAGGCCAGCGCCGATATGCGGATCGCACAAGAAGAGATCTTCGCACCCGCGATCGTGGTGACCCCGTTCGCCGACGACGCCTCGCTCGCTGCCGTCGCCGCGCTCGCCAACGATTCGCGCTACGGCCTGTCGGCGAAGCTGTGGGCGCGCGACCTGGGCACCGTGCACGGCCTGATCGGCCGGCTCGAAACCGGCCAGGTCATCGTCAACGGCGGCGGCGGCGAAGCCACCCTGCCGTTCGGCGGCGTCAAGCAATCCGGCTACGGCCGCGAGAACGGCCACATCGGCCTGTCGGCGTTCACCGAGATCAAGGCGGTGCGCCTGGGCTATTGA
- a CDS encoding MarR family winged helix-turn-helix transcriptional regulator, whose product MPASRDIEILNLVNTIMHQATARMQRSLREAELGLAAMEARTLRFVARNRGCTQNDIVRESGRDKAQIARIVKTLLERGHVERIDNEAGEKRQRLCLTASGAETHAEAEALRAVVAKELLQDLSQSERKLLEGLLLRMSHGPTSDPG is encoded by the coding sequence GTGCCGGCCAGCCGCGACATCGAGATACTCAACCTGGTCAACACGATCATGCATCAGGCCACCGCGCGCATGCAGCGTTCGCTGCGCGAAGCCGAGCTCGGCCTGGCGGCGATGGAAGCCCGCACATTGCGCTTCGTCGCACGCAATCGCGGCTGCACCCAGAACGACATCGTCCGCGAGAGCGGGCGCGACAAGGCCCAGATCGCGCGGATCGTCAAGACTCTGCTGGAGCGCGGCCACGTCGAGCGCATCGACAACGAAGCCGGCGAGAAACGCCAGCGCCTGTGCCTGACGGCGAGCGGGGCCGAAACGCATGCCGAGGCCGAGGCCTTGCGTGCGGTGGTGGCGAAGGAGCTGTTGCAAGACCTCAGCCAGAGCGAACGCAAACTGCTCGAAGGCCTGCTGCTGCGCATGTCGCATGGCCCGACGTCCGACCCGGGCTGA
- a CDS encoding sensor domain-containing diguanylate cyclase — MSDAPAMPKHPWTDYALMALLIGTSAWASLTLSRGPGELAAVWIGNGILVGWLLSRATAHWPGYIVLAFAVEFAARLATAETVAQAAPISATNVVEVLIVAGVVRRFVPNVGDPKRWISLGGIATTSTLVACVTSGLIAASIITALHSTSFVIDFVTWFAAHVVGMVIFATSTLVVHREGKGLIVAPGRRWSFVLTMLLLAVISLAIFLSRYPILFMAYPVLLLGAFRHRFAGVAVGVILLTLIGSTATALGYGPLWLVDGFGTAGRVALLQLYIAGGCLMTIPVALAMAERKRLVAGLRESEHRYRLLADYSHDVIVRMRIDGERIYVSPSAQDILGWSPAEMLGTRTSLIHPDDLQRQTQIIADAIASHEPVTSTYRVRHKEGHYVWIEAVTRTIPSTAGEGFDLIYAGRDVTRRVIAEQALEANRLELRRLALVDPLTGLANRRQFDERMALALARLQRHGTPTSLMYLDIDHFKRINDSYGHAAGDEILRVFAHRLLNCVRSSDLAARLGGDEFVVLIEDACVPQAAEAVARKLIKIMNQDVVVDGTTIRITTSIGIAYTHVPTDAATFMSVADAALYHAKRERNTFHIESVTAPPPGNVENGFA, encoded by the coding sequence GTGAGCGACGCACCCGCAATGCCCAAGCATCCCTGGACGGACTACGCGCTGATGGCGCTGCTGATCGGGACCTCGGCCTGGGCCTCGCTGACCCTCTCTCGCGGCCCCGGCGAACTCGCTGCCGTCTGGATCGGCAACGGCATCCTGGTCGGCTGGTTGTTGTCGCGCGCCACCGCCCACTGGCCGGGTTACATCGTCCTGGCCTTCGCGGTCGAGTTCGCGGCGCGGCTGGCGACCGCGGAAACCGTCGCCCAGGCCGCACCGATCTCCGCGACCAATGTGGTGGAAGTGCTGATCGTCGCCGGCGTGGTCAGGCGTTTCGTGCCGAACGTCGGCGACCCGAAACGCTGGATCAGTCTGGGCGGCATCGCCACCACGAGCACCCTGGTGGCCTGCGTCACCTCCGGGCTGATCGCGGCGTCGATCATCACGGCCCTGCACTCGACCTCGTTCGTCATCGACTTCGTCACCTGGTTCGCCGCGCACGTCGTCGGTATGGTGATCTTCGCCACCTCGACCCTGGTCGTGCATCGCGAGGGCAAGGGCCTGATCGTCGCGCCCGGCCGGCGCTGGTCGTTCGTCCTCACCATGCTGTTGCTCGCCGTGATCAGCCTGGCGATCTTCCTGTCGCGCTATCCGATCCTGTTCATGGCCTACCCGGTGTTGCTGCTGGGCGCGTTCCGCCATCGCTTCGCCGGCGTGGCGGTGGGGGTGATTCTGCTGACCCTGATCGGCAGCACGGCGACGGCGCTCGGCTACGGGCCGTTGTGGCTGGTCGACGGCTTCGGTACCGCCGGGCGGGTCGCGTTGCTGCAGCTCTATATCGCCGGCGGTTGCCTGATGACGATCCCGGTCGCGCTGGCGATGGCCGAACGCAAGCGGCTCGTGGCCGGGCTGCGCGAGAGCGAGCACCGCTATCGGCTGCTGGCGGACTATTCGCACGACGTGATCGTGCGCATGCGCATCGACGGCGAGCGCATCTACGTCTCGCCTTCGGCCCAGGACATCCTGGGCTGGAGCCCCGCCGAAATGCTCGGCACGCGGACCAGCCTGATCCATCCCGACGATCTGCAGCGGCAAACCCAGATCATCGCCGACGCCATCGCCTCGCACGAGCCGGTCACCTCGACCTACCGCGTCCGTCACAAGGAAGGCCATTACGTCTGGATCGAGGCGGTCACCCGCACCATTCCGTCGACCGCCGGCGAAGGATTCGATCTGATCTACGCAGGCCGCGACGTGACCCGCCGCGTCATCGCCGAGCAGGCCCTGGAAGCCAACCGCCTGGAACTGAGGCGCCTAGCCCTGGTCGACCCCCTGACCGGGCTGGCGAACCGACGCCAGTTCGACGAACGCATGGCGCTCGCGCTCGCGCGCCTGCAACGGCACGGCACGCCGACCTCGCTGATGTACCTCGATATCGACCACTTCAAACGCATCAACGACAGCTACGGCCACGCCGCCGGCGACGAGATCCTGCGCGTATTCGCCCATCGCCTGTTGAACTGCGTGCGCAGCAGCGACTTGGCCGCGCGCCTGGGCGGCGACGAGTTCGTGGTGCTGATCGAGGATGCGTGCGTGCCTCAGGCGGCCGAGGCGGTGGCTCGCAAGCTGATCAAGATCATGAACCAGGACGTCGTCGTCGACGGCACCACGATCCGCATCACCACCAGCATCGGCATCGCCTACACCCACGTGCCGACCGATGCGGCGACTTTCATGTCGGTCGCCGATGCCGCGCTGTATCACGCCAAGCGCGAACGCAACACCTTCCACATCGAATCGGTGACCGCGCCGCCGCCGGGCAATGTCGAGAACGGTTTCGCCTGA
- a CDS encoding prealbumin-like fold domain-containing protein, which produces MFKTERSPQTALPIRSRSCALLLVSLLSALPAASVFAQQGIGIGNVVTDAGLVGSPHPNTANRDCAANKVVVGGRHTDRAIGPANSADGMTVDYDLRCASIATDGVSVTVTNDAAFTDFPSYDQRNTELENTCAANQVVGRGGGYDRNYLGAGVWPSSVRHICYALVLDANDWVKRSAASSSTQDIGINEAYAVHTLRSPFCADTIDTVKVGYLGRLGGEGIDGIQQRCGQFVQARFSAALNFTDFAWSTALGAGGWTAQLTHTSGNMAVRDPRAAGVNNVTQFESANELYVIPGSGYSATPIAPAGIAANTYVLTTSCTNATRTDEQDLACPLVVNGLPDIAVTLTTPAPVYGNYGQLQNIVLTATNRGPGATDGNDGFTVVATLPAGWTAGALPANCTANGANTIVTCALNPTPLAGSASPGGSGGTVSFTIPVTVNSPTLSGTYTANAALGRSVPDGDGDTTNNDYNTANDTASGPLVFQKQPILRLRKTLPLGRFVDADQFALSIAGTGGPATATTTGTGSIATGEAVLNGAVAASYSFTEAGAAGANLANYTTAYACSNALAGGQAPSGSGASFNLTAAAGDDLTCTFSNTRAPLANLVISKTNTPGSGPDDQGTDTLTRGATTTYSIIVTNNGPDAVTGAILRDQAAGRSGLTCNGTPTCTGSACPGGLTMAALEAGVPLGTLASGASVTVTLPCTVD; this is translated from the coding sequence ATGTTCAAGACAGAACGTTCGCCGCAGACGGCGCTGCCGATCCGCAGCCGGTCTTGCGCCCTGCTGCTGGTGTCGCTGCTGTCGGCGCTGCCCGCGGCCTCGGTGTTCGCGCAGCAGGGCATCGGTATCGGCAACGTGGTCACGGACGCTGGGCTGGTAGGCTCGCCTCATCCGAATACCGCCAATCGGGACTGCGCTGCGAACAAGGTAGTGGTCGGCGGCCGCCATACCGACCGCGCGATAGGGCCGGCCAACTCCGCCGACGGCATGACCGTCGATTACGATTTGCGTTGCGCGTCCATCGCGACCGATGGCGTGAGCGTCACGGTAACGAACGATGCCGCGTTTACCGACTTTCCCAGCTACGATCAAAGAAACACGGAGCTTGAAAATACCTGCGCCGCCAATCAGGTCGTAGGACGAGGCGGTGGCTACGACCGTAACTATCTGGGAGCCGGCGTCTGGCCGAGCTCGGTCCGGCACATCTGCTATGCCTTGGTCTTGGATGCGAACGACTGGGTCAAACGTTCGGCGGCGAGCTCGTCGACGCAGGATATCGGCATCAACGAGGCCTATGCCGTGCATACGCTTCGCAGCCCGTTCTGTGCCGACACTATCGATACCGTAAAAGTCGGCTACCTTGGACGCCTGGGAGGCGAGGGCATCGACGGCATCCAGCAACGCTGCGGCCAGTTCGTACAAGCGCGCTTCTCCGCCGCACTCAACTTCACCGACTTCGCCTGGTCGACCGCCTTGGGCGCAGGCGGTTGGACCGCGCAGCTGACTCACACCAGCGGCAACATGGCCGTGCGCGATCCGCGCGCGGCCGGCGTCAACAACGTTACCCAATTCGAGAGCGCGAACGAGCTGTACGTGATTCCCGGCTCAGGCTACTCGGCTACGCCGATCGCGCCGGCCGGCATCGCCGCCAACACCTATGTCTTGACGACCTCCTGCACCAACGCGACCCGCACCGACGAACAGGACCTGGCCTGCCCGCTGGTGGTCAACGGCCTGCCCGACATCGCGGTGACCTTGACCACGCCGGCGCCGGTGTACGGCAACTACGGCCAGCTGCAGAACATCGTCCTGACCGCGACCAACCGCGGCCCCGGTGCGACAGACGGCAACGATGGCTTCACCGTGGTCGCGACCCTGCCGGCCGGTTGGACCGCCGGCGCCTTGCCGGCCAACTGCACCGCCAATGGCGCCAACACCATCGTGACTTGCGCGCTCAACCCGACCCCGCTCGCCGGCTCGGCCTCGCCAGGCGGCAGCGGCGGCACGGTCAGCTTCACCATTCCGGTCACGGTCAACTCGCCGACGCTCAGCGGCACCTACACCGCGAATGCCGCGCTCGGCCGCAGCGTGCCCGACGGCGACGGCGACACCACCAACAACGACTACAACACCGCCAACGACACCGCCAGCGGTCCGTTGGTGTTCCAGAAGCAGCCGATCCTGCGCTTGCGCAAAACGCTACCGTTGGGCCGTTTCGTCGATGCCGACCAGTTCGCCCTCAGCATCGCCGGCACCGGCGGCCCGGCCACGGCAACGACCACCGGCACCGGCAGCATCGCGACCGGCGAGGCCGTGTTGAACGGCGCGGTCGCGGCGAGCTACAGCTTCACCGAGGCCGGCGCGGCCGGCGCCAACCTGGCCAACTACACGACCGCCTATGCCTGCAGCAACGCGCTCGCCGGCGGACAAGCGCCGAGCGGCAGCGGCGCCAGCTTCAACCTGACCGCCGCGGCCGGCGACGATTTGACTTGCACCTTCTCCAATACCCGCGCACCGCTAGCCAACCTGGTCATCAGCAAGACCAACACCCCAGGCTCCGGTCCCGACGATCAGGGCACCGATACGCTGACCCGCGGCGCGACCACCACCTACTCGATCATCGTCACCAACAACGGCCCGGACGCCGTCACCGGTGCGATCCTGCGCGACCAGGCGGCCGGCCGCAGCGGGTTGACCTGCAACGGAACGCCGACCTGCACCGGCAGCGCCTGCCCCGGCGGGCTGACGATGGCAGCGCTTGAGGCCGGTGTCCCCCTCGGCACGCTGGCGAGCGGAGCGAGCGTGACCGTGACCCTGCCGTGCACGGTCGACTGA
- a CDS encoding DUF2938 domain-containing protein, translating to MRTAAIGIGATALMDLWGLLRTRLLRMAAADYGLVGRWIAYLPRGRFRHDPIAATPRVRGERAIGWTAHYLIGIAFAAVLLAMWGLDWARQPSLAPALIVGIGSVAAPFLLMQPGMGAGLAARRTPRPGVARLQSLITHAVFGVGLYLAAVAANGLAGLQARMA from the coding sequence ATGCGTACCGCCGCCATCGGAATTGGTGCGACGGCGCTGATGGACCTCTGGGGTCTCCTCCGGACCCGGCTGTTGCGCATGGCCGCGGCCGATTACGGCCTGGTCGGCCGTTGGATCGCTTACTTGCCGCGCGGACGCTTCCGCCACGACCCGATCGCCGCGACGCCGCGCGTGCGCGGCGAACGCGCGATCGGCTGGACCGCCCATTATCTGATCGGCATCGCCTTCGCGGCGGTGCTGCTCGCCATGTGGGGACTCGACTGGGCGCGCCAGCCGAGCCTCGCCCCGGCCTTGATCGTCGGCATCGGCAGCGTCGCCGCACCGTTTCTGCTGATGCAGCCGGGCATGGGCGCCGGCCTCGCCGCGCGCCGCACGCCGCGCCCCGGCGTCGCGCGTCTGCAGAGCCTGATCACCCACGCCGTGTTCGGGGTCGGGCTGTACCTGGCGGCGGTCGCGGCAAACGGGCTGGCTGGGCTCCAGGCGCGCATGGCCTGA
- a CDS encoding class I SAM-dependent methyltransferase, which produces MLDGMFRPLQDRLVEAVSASAREVLDIGCGTGAVALALARRLGAAGRCVGIDISEPMIALARTRADAEGGSAEFLCADAQTHAFAPARFDAIVSRFGVMFFADPVAAFANLRRAAKQGAELHLIAWRGAADNPFMTTAERAAAPLLPTLPARKPDGPGQFAFADAQRVRRILDDSGWAEIDIQPIEATCSFPESELVRYLSRLGPLGLFLQEADERTRAEVVKTVRAAFDPYVHGAEVRYRAACWMIGARAWSAPASNGADRA; this is translated from the coding sequence TTGCTCGACGGCATGTTCCGACCCTTGCAGGACCGGCTCGTCGAAGCGGTTTCCGCATCGGCGCGCGAGGTGCTGGACATCGGCTGCGGCACCGGCGCGGTCGCGCTCGCACTGGCACGTCGGCTCGGCGCCGCGGGCCGCTGCGTCGGCATCGATATTTCCGAACCGATGATCGCGCTGGCGCGGACGCGGGCCGATGCCGAAGGCGGGTCCGCCGAGTTCCTGTGCGCCGATGCGCAAACCCATGCCTTCGCACCGGCGCGCTTCGATGCAATCGTTTCGCGCTTCGGCGTGATGTTCTTCGCCGACCCGGTCGCCGCCTTCGCCAATCTTCGGCGGGCCGCGAAACAGGGCGCCGAGTTGCACCTCATCGCCTGGCGCGGCGCCGCCGACAACCCGTTCATGACCACGGCCGAACGCGCCGCCGCCCCGCTGCTGCCGACGCTGCCCGCGCGCAAGCCCGATGGCCCCGGCCAATTCGCTTTCGCCGATGCGCAGCGCGTCCGTCGCATCCTCGACGACAGCGGCTGGGCGGAGATCGATATCCAACCTATCGAGGCGACCTGCAGTTTCCCGGAGAGCGAACTGGTCCGCTACCTGAGCCGGCTAGGGCCGCTCGGCCTGTTCCTGCAGGAAGCCGACGAGCGCACCCGCGCTGAAGTCGTTAAAACGGTACGCGCCGCGTTCGATCCCTATGTACACGGCGCTGAAGTCCGCTACAGGGCCGCCTGTTGGATGATCGGCGCGCGCGCCTGGTCTGCGCCGGCGTCGAACGGCGCAGACCGTGCCTGA
- a CDS encoding helix-turn-helix domain-containing protein, with protein MKELDIAEVAQRSGVPASTLRYYEEKGLIAPIGRRGLRRVFADGVLERLALIALGRAAGYSLDEIASMVAPDGPPRIDREQLRAKADELDRTIRQLSAMRDGLRHAAACKAPSHMECPTFRRIVQAAASGAIGARTRKHPQRSRD; from the coding sequence GTGAAGGAACTGGACATCGCCGAGGTGGCGCAGCGCTCCGGAGTGCCTGCCTCGACCCTGCGCTATTACGAAGAAAAAGGCCTGATCGCCCCGATCGGCCGGCGCGGCCTGCGCCGCGTGTTCGCAGACGGCGTGCTGGAACGGCTGGCGCTGATCGCGCTCGGACGCGCCGCCGGCTACAGCCTCGACGAGATCGCATCGATGGTCGCGCCCGATGGCCCCCCGCGCATCGATCGCGAGCAACTGCGCGCCAAGGCCGACGAGCTCGACCGGACCATTCGCCAGCTCAGCGCCATGCGCGACGGCCTGCGCCACGCCGCGGCGTGCAAGGCGCCGAGCCACATGGAATGCCCGACCTTCCGCCGCATTGTCCAGGCCGCCGCATCCGGCGCCATCGGTGCCCGCACGCGCAAGCATCCGCAGCGATCGCGCGACTGA